In Bacteroidales bacterium, one genomic interval encodes:
- a CDS encoding ABC transporter ATP-binding protein yields MQEQVILEARNLTIGYGKGSSAIKVADNISFALNSGELVLMLGCNGVGKSTLLRTLSAIQPPLAGDVLICGESLYKINPRELSQRVSAVFTDKTMAGGLLVEEVVALGRYPYTGFFGKITEEDSRVVESALSLVGMQDKSKRYLSQLSDGERQKVMIAKALAQQTPLIILDEPTAFLDLPSRIEILYLLKRLAEKENKTIILSTHDVEQSLSVADKLLLFIDDKVKLASTTEAIERGDVAQLFESRGVVFDKERGVFVPKQNR; encoded by the coding sequence ATGCAGGAGCAAGTTATATTAGAGGCAAGAAACCTAACAATAGGATATGGAAAAGGGAGTTCGGCAATAAAGGTTGCCGATAATATCTCTTTTGCTCTGAATTCTGGAGAACTTGTTTTGATGCTCGGGTGTAACGGAGTTGGTAAATCAACACTTTTGCGTACCCTTTCGGCAATACAACCCCCACTTGCAGGAGATGTTCTAATATGCGGAGAGTCACTTTATAAGATTAATCCTCGAGAATTGTCACAAAGAGTGTCGGCAGTATTTACCGATAAGACTATGGCAGGAGGTCTTTTGGTTGAAGAGGTGGTAGCATTAGGTCGCTATCCCTATACAGGTTTCTTTGGGAAAATCACAGAAGAAGATAGCAGAGTAGTAGAATCGGCATTATCGTTAGTGGGAATGCAAGATAAATCAAAGAGGTACCTATCCCAACTATCTGACGGAGAGCGACAAAAGGTAATGATAGCAAAGGCACTCGCCCAACAAACTCCGCTAATAATACTTGATGAACCAACCGCATTTTTGGACCTCCCGAGCAGAATAGAGATTTTATATCTCCTAAAGCGATTGGCAGAGAAAGAGAATAAAACAATAATACTTTCAACTCACGATGTAGAGCAATCTCTCTCTGTTGCAGATAAATTATTGCTTTTCATAGATGATAAAGTAAAATTAGCATCAACAACTGAGGCTATTGAGAGAGGAGATGTTGCTCAATTATTTGAGTCGCGAGGAGTAGTATTTGACAAAGAAAGAGGAGTGTTTGTACCCAAACAAAATAGATAA